From one Erythrobacter sp. HKB08 genomic stretch:
- a CDS encoding amidohydrolase: MKFFAYAAASLAALAATSASADTLVDNVQGIAIDENGKVDRFTGLWIDDDGRILQVLDAGDRRPAEVDHRVDGDGRFVIPGLIDSHLHVMGIGFGALTLDLSDTNSLEEAQAKIAAYAAEYPGRPWIIGRGWNQVKWGLGRFPTAAELDAAVSDRPVWLERVDGHAGWANTAALKAAGIDESSVSPDGGRIERLPGSRKPSGIFVDAASSLVQRVVPEPTPADRDLALQKAQDILLSYGITTGADMGTSIEDWQAFRRAGDIGTLRMRIISYASGTEQMELIGGPGPSAWLYDDRLRLNGVKLYLDGALGSRGAWLKEDYADEAGNKGLPLQSPTRLRNLMSRAALDNFQLAIHAIGDAANAEVLNAIGELAPTYGGDRRWRIEHAQIVDTSDLAKFGEHGIIASMQPVHQTSDRIMAEARLDEPRLEGAYAWQTILQTGGQLAFGSDAPVESPNPFPGLAAAISRTDANGEPFGGWRAEERVSREQALKGFTSDGAYAAFAEGRFGKLVPGERADFIVIDRDPMIASPSDLYETTVLETWVGGLRVFSKESQ, encoded by the coding sequence ATGAAATTCTTCGCATATGCGGCAGCCAGCCTCGCCGCGCTCGCCGCGACTTCGGCATCGGCAGACACGCTGGTCGACAATGTCCAGGGCATTGCGATCGATGAAAACGGCAAGGTCGATCGCTTCACTGGCCTGTGGATCGACGACGATGGCCGCATCCTTCAGGTGCTCGATGCGGGCGACCGCCGACCGGCTGAGGTCGACCACCGCGTCGATGGCGATGGGCGCTTCGTCATCCCCGGGCTGATCGATTCGCACCTTCACGTGATGGGCATCGGCTTCGGCGCGCTCACCCTCGATTTGTCGGACACCAATTCGCTCGAGGAAGCGCAGGCTAAGATCGCCGCCTATGCAGCCGAATATCCCGGCCGCCCGTGGATCATCGGGCGCGGCTGGAACCAGGTGAAGTGGGGCCTCGGCCGCTTCCCGACCGCAGCCGAGCTCGATGCGGCGGTATCGGACCGCCCGGTGTGGCTCGAGCGGGTGGACGGCCATGCAGGCTGGGCCAACACCGCCGCTCTCAAGGCTGCTGGGATCGACGAGAGCAGCGTGTCGCCGGATGGCGGGCGCATCGAGCGGCTGCCGGGTTCGCGCAAGCCCTCGGGTATCTTCGTCGATGCGGCATCCTCGCTCGTCCAGCGCGTGGTGCCCGAACCGACACCGGCGGATCGCGACCTCGCCTTGCAGAAAGCGCAGGACATCCTTTTGTCCTATGGCATCACCACCGGCGCCGACATGGGCACCAGCATCGAAGACTGGCAGGCTTTCCGCCGTGCGGGCGACATCGGGACGCTGCGCATGCGCATCATTTCCTACGCGTCCGGGACCGAGCAGATGGAGCTGATCGGCGGACCCGGCCCCTCGGCCTGGCTGTATGACGACCGGCTGCGTCTCAATGGCGTGAAGCTCTATCTCGACGGCGCGCTGGGATCGCGCGGGGCGTGGCTCAAGGAAGACTATGCCGACGAAGCGGGCAACAAGGGCCTGCCACTGCAATCCCCCACCCGCCTGCGCAACCTGATGAGCCGCGCGGCGCTCGACAACTTCCAGCTCGCGATCCATGCGATCGGCGATGCGGCGAATGCCGAAGTACTGAACGCGATCGGCGAACTCGCGCCGACCTATGGCGGCGACCGCCGCTGGCGCATCGAGCACGCGCAGATCGTCGACACCTCGGACCTCGCCAAATTCGGCGAGCACGGGATCATCGCTTCGATGCAGCCGGTCCACCAGACGTCCGATCGCATCATGGCCGAGGCGCGCCTCGACGAGCCCCGGCTCGAAGGCGCCTATGCCTGGCAGACGATTTTGCAGACCGGTGGTCAGCTCGCCTTTGGATCGGACGCTCCGGTCGAATCGCCGAATCCCTTCCCGGGACTCGCTGCGGCGATCTCGCGGACCGATGCGAATGGCGAACCGTTCGGCGGCTGGCGGGCAGAAGAACGCGTCTCGCGAGAACAAGCGCTGAAAGGTTTTACTTCGGACGGAGCCTACGCTGCTTTTGCCGAAGGGCGATTCGGAAAACTGGTCCCGGGCGAGCGCGCCGACTTCATTGTAATCGACCGCGACCCCATGATCGCTTCGCCGTCCGATCTCTATGAAACGACGGTCCTGGAGACATGGGTTGGCGGATTGCGGGTATTTTCCAAAGAATCCCAGTAG
- a CDS encoding arginyltransferase — protein MSAPVRFPRFFVTSPAPCPYLPGKSERKVFTELKGPHADELNEALGRIGFRRSQTVAYRPSCLDCQACVSVRVVADEFKPSATQRKNIRRNRDLVTSECRPWATEEQFELLQRYLGVRHPEGGMASMDEIDYADMVEHTPVTSYVIEYREPSEGSEPGRLVGACLTDRQGDGLSMIYSFYDPEHEARSGLGNYIILDHIRRAAAQGLPYVYLGYWVDGSDRMQYKVRYRPLEKLGRGGWERFSRDEQDAVIRRTLEPSKSVPVDGMAAKNPTFAK, from the coding sequence GTGTCGGCCCCAGTTCGCTTCCCCCGCTTTTTCGTCACGTCGCCTGCGCCGTGCCCCTACCTGCCGGGTAAGAGCGAACGAAAGGTCTTCACCGAGCTGAAGGGCCCGCATGCCGACGAGCTCAACGAAGCTCTCGGCCGGATCGGTTTCCGCCGCAGCCAGACCGTCGCCTACCGCCCGAGCTGCCTCGATTGCCAGGCCTGCGTTTCGGTCCGCGTCGTCGCCGACGAATTCAAGCCGAGCGCGACGCAGCGCAAGAACATCCGCCGCAACCGCGATCTCGTGACTTCGGAATGCCGCCCGTGGGCGACCGAGGAACAATTCGAGCTGCTCCAGCGCTATCTCGGCGTGCGCCACCCCGAAGGCGGGATGGCCAGCATGGACGAGATCGATTACGCGGATATGGTGGAACATACGCCGGTAACGAGCTATGTCATTGAATATAGGGAGCCCTCGGAAGGGTCGGAGCCGGGTCGCCTTGTCGGCGCCTGCCTGACCGATCGACAGGGCGACGGGTTGTCGATGATTTATTCGTTCTACGACCCTGAGCATGAGGCAAGGTCGGGTCTTGGGAACTATATCATCCTGGATCACATTCGCCGCGCTGCGGCGCAGGGCTTGCCCTATGTCTACCTCGGTTACTGGGTCGATGGCTCCGACCGGATGCAATACAAGGTCCGCTACCGCCCGCTCGAAAAGCTCGGCCGTGGCGGGTGGGAGCGTTTCTCCCGCGACGAGCAGGACGCCGTTATCCGGCGCACCCTCGAACCCAGTAAGTCCGTGCCTGTCGACGGCATGGCGGCAAAGAACCCGACCTTCGCCAAATAA
- a CDS encoding autotransporter assembly complex family protein codes for MAQPAFAQDRNAPPRLEDLIPDSAVEDPEAWAGASEEDAVAEGEEAAADASELDPETPMAELPELSVEWPDEVELPPFEPLDPEEDARLAADDVPLLPPLPESELVEIDDELVLALPQDEALFPQRREFIERFSGLSTIEELDGDDDSIAQLAARAREDEELLIQLLRIYGYYDAQVVRSVGGIRPGEDNGDTQPVVRFDIIPGVRYNFGEIDLGNLASAPDAEALRETFAIQTGDPLSSDRIVEQQFELDKALGETGYAFAEIDAPELLIDHREVSGDLTMPVEPNGKYVFGGVESNLPDFLSSRHLQTIARFEEGDVYQRSLQFDLRRAITSTGLVSSVTVTPREVEAPSGEEPGAVILDVEMAKAELRTIAGAIGYGSEDGFQIQASWEHRNLFPPEGALKVSAILGTKQQLASVSFKRNNFRARDQVLTLDAYASDIETDAVEARTVAFVSSFERLSNLLFQKPFSWSLGAGVLYTDERNRVIGGVPRPRQEYLIGGFFGRATIDTSDSLLDPTEGFRVTGYLSPEASRSIGTTSFYVRSQVDAAFYQSVGEGTVLAGRARFASIPGAALFRIAPSRRLYAGGGGSIRGYGYQAVGPKNDFGEPTGGRSLVEVSAEARIDTGLMDGAVSIVPFIDAGTVSLGSVPDFRFIKYGAGVGLRYDTGFGPIRVDVGVPLNPDQFDSKVAVYVSLGQAF; via the coding sequence ATGGCGCAGCCTGCGTTTGCGCAGGATCGCAATGCGCCGCCACGGCTCGAAGACCTGATCCCGGATTCCGCGGTCGAAGACCCCGAAGCATGGGCAGGTGCGTCCGAGGAAGACGCCGTCGCGGAGGGCGAAGAGGCGGCAGCCGACGCGAGCGAACTCGATCCCGAAACCCCGATGGCCGAATTGCCCGAGCTGTCGGTCGAATGGCCGGACGAGGTCGAACTCCCGCCTTTCGAGCCGCTCGATCCGGAAGAGGACGCCAGGCTCGCTGCGGACGACGTGCCGCTCCTTCCGCCGCTACCCGAATCCGAGCTGGTCGAAATCGACGACGAACTGGTCCTCGCCCTCCCGCAGGATGAAGCGCTGTTCCCGCAGCGCCGCGAATTCATCGAGCGTTTCTCCGGCCTGTCGACGATCGAGGAACTGGACGGCGACGACGACAGCATCGCCCAGCTTGCCGCCCGTGCGCGCGAGGACGAGGAGCTGCTCATCCAGCTGCTGCGCATCTACGGTTATTACGACGCGCAGGTCGTCCGCTCGGTCGGCGGCATACGTCCGGGCGAGGACAATGGCGACACGCAACCGGTCGTGCGGTTCGATATCATCCCCGGCGTGCGCTACAATTTCGGCGAGATCGACCTCGGCAATCTGGCGAGCGCTCCCGATGCCGAGGCCTTGCGCGAAACCTTCGCCATCCAGACCGGCGATCCGCTGTCGAGCGACCGCATCGTCGAGCAACAGTTCGAACTCGACAAGGCCCTCGGCGAAACCGGCTACGCCTTCGCCGAGATCGATGCGCCCGAATTGCTGATCGACCACCGCGAAGTCTCCGGCGACCTGACCATGCCGGTCGAGCCGAACGGCAAATATGTCTTCGGCGGGGTCGAGAGCAATCTGCCGGACTTCCTGTCGAGCCGCCACCTCCAGACCATCGCGCGTTTCGAGGAAGGCGATGTCTACCAGCGCAGCCTCCAGTTCGACCTGCGCCGCGCGATTACCTCGACCGGCCTCGTCTCGAGCGTCACGGTAACCCCGCGCGAAGTGGAAGCGCCGAGCGGGGAGGAACCGGGCGCGGTGATCCTCGATGTCGAAATGGCCAAGGCCGAACTGCGCACTATCGCGGGGGCGATCGGCTACGGTTCGGAAGATGGTTTCCAGATCCAGGCGAGCTGGGAGCATCGCAATCTGTTCCCGCCCGAAGGCGCACTCAAAGTGTCGGCCATTCTCGGCACGAAGCAGCAGCTGGCGAGCGTAAGTTTCAAGCGGAACAATTTCCGCGCGCGCGACCAGGTGCTGACGCTCGATGCCTATGCGAGCGACATCGAAACCGACGCGGTCGAAGCGCGCACCGTGGCTTTCGTCAGCTCGTTCGAGCGGCTGTCGAACCTGCTGTTCCAGAAGCCCTTCAGCTGGTCGCTCGGCGCGGGCGTGCTCTACACTGACGAACGCAACCGAGTGATCGGCGGCGTGCCGCGGCCGCGTCAGGAATATCTGATCGGCGGCTTCTTCGGCCGCGCGACCATCGACACGAGCGATTCGTTGCTCGATCCGACCGAAGGGTTCCGCGTGACCGGATACCTTTCGCCCGAGGCGTCGCGTTCGATCGGCACGACCAGCTTCTACGTTCGCTCGCAGGTCGATGCCGCATTCTACCAGTCGGTCGGCGAAGGCACCGTGCTCGCCGGGCGCGCACGATTTGCCAGCATTCCCGGAGCCGCCCTGTTCCGCATCGCACCCTCGCGCAGGCTCTATGCCGGCGGCGGCGGATCGATCCGTGGCTATGGCTACCAGGCAGTCGGCCCCAAGAACGATTTCGGCGAACCGACCGGCGGCCGCTCGCTGGTCGAGGTATCGGCCGAAGCGCGGATCGACACCGGCCTGATGGACGGCGCCGTCTCCATCGTGCCCTTCATCGACGCCGGCACCGTCTCGCTCGGATCCGTCCCCGATTTCCGCTTCATCAAATACGGCGCGGGCGTGGGCCTTCGCTATGACACGGGCTTCGGCCCGATCCGCGTCGACGTCGGCGTGCCGCTCAATCCCGACCAGTTCGACAGCAAGGTCGCGGTCTATGTTTCGCTGGGCCAGGCTTTCTGA
- a CDS encoding threonine ammonia-lyase, which translates to MTGNALEELTIDHVRAAAERIRGAVVRTPTMYSKTLSEITGADIWLKFENLQFTAAYKERGALNALLQLTEEQRNRGVIAASAGNHSQGLSYHGTRLGVPVTIVMPRPTPTVKVMQTESVGGNVVLEGETFDDAYAHARKLEKELGLTFVHPFDDPHVAAGAGTVALEMLEDAPELDCIVTPIGGGGLISGMATVAKALRPEIEVVGVQAELFPSMYSKVKGEARDCGGDTLAEGIAVKAPGEFTSQIIAERVDDIILVGEEWLEQAVSLLLQIEKTVVEGAGAAGLAAVLANPERFAGKTIGLVLCGGNIDTRLLANVLLRDLARSGRLARLRVTLKDRPGALYKVMKEFDEHNVNIIEIYHQRIFTSLPAKGLITDIECEARDRKQLDALIEALRNKGYSVSLVELN; encoded by the coding sequence ATGACGGGAAATGCACTCGAAGAACTGACTATCGACCACGTGCGCGCTGCGGCCGAACGGATTCGCGGCGCGGTGGTTCGCACGCCGACCATGTACAGCAAGACGCTGTCGGAAATTACCGGCGCGGATATCTGGCTGAAGTTCGAGAACCTGCAGTTCACCGCCGCCTACAAGGAGCGCGGCGCGCTCAACGCCTTGCTGCAACTGACCGAGGAGCAGCGCAATCGCGGCGTGATCGCGGCCTCGGCCGGCAACCACTCGCAAGGGCTGAGCTACCACGGCACGCGTCTCGGCGTACCTGTCACCATCGTGATGCCGCGCCCGACGCCGACCGTGAAGGTCATGCAGACCGAGAGCGTCGGCGGCAACGTCGTGCTCGAAGGCGAGACTTTCGACGATGCCTATGCGCATGCGCGCAAGCTCGAGAAGGAGCTCGGCCTCACCTTCGTTCACCCGTTCGACGATCCGCATGTCGCGGCAGGGGCAGGGACGGTCGCGCTCGAAATGCTCGAGGATGCGCCCGAGCTCGACTGCATCGTCACCCCGATCGGCGGGGGCGGCCTGATTTCAGGGATGGCCACGGTCGCCAAGGCGCTGCGGCCGGAGATCGAGGTGGTCGGCGTACAGGCGGAGCTGTTCCCCTCGATGTATTCGAAGGTGAAGGGCGAAGCGCGCGATTGCGGCGGCGACACGCTGGCCGAAGGTATCGCGGTGAAGGCGCCGGGCGAGTTTACCTCGCAAATCATTGCCGAGCGGGTCGACGACATCATCCTCGTCGGGGAGGAATGGCTGGAACAGGCGGTCTCGCTGTTGCTCCAGATCGAGAAAACCGTGGTCGAGGGTGCGGGTGCTGCCGGTCTCGCCGCGGTTCTCGCCAATCCCGAGCGGTTCGCCGGCAAGACCATCGGCCTCGTGCTGTGCGGCGGCAATATCGACACCCGCCTGCTCGCCAATGTCCTGCTGCGCGATCTTGCCCGCTCGGGCCGACTCGCGCGCCTCCGCGTCACGCTGAAGGACCGCCCGGGTGCGCTTTACAAGGTGATGAAGGAGTTCGACGAGCACAACGTCAACATCATCGAGATCTACCACCAGCGTATTTTTACCAGTTTGCCGGCCAAGGGTCTCATAACCGATATCGAGTGCGAAGCGCGCGACCGTAAACAACTCGATGCGCTGATCGAGGCGTTGAGAAACAAGGGTTATTCGGTGAGTCTCGTCGAACTCAACTGA